A DNA window from Drosophila biarmipes strain raj3 chromosome 2R, RU_DBia_V1.1, whole genome shotgun sequence contains the following coding sequences:
- the LOC108022438 gene encoding uncharacterized protein LOC108022438 isoform X21, with protein sequence MSASTPPRQTRPSYKSNGYVSEPEPNYDSDYSTVRYRTQNPHRVQSVSSAVNVRNLNQDEKLYGTMPNPIKSAQNSYKNQPGRIENYTTGHSSVSEKEKKEWWDEVMDIFNGNLEQSKLSPLYTEGNLSRALAKESGYTSDSNLVFRKKEVPVSSPLSPVEQKQAYKSLQAGGEPPLLGFRKPAPEKPREIVEEFEFIQITPTLTKIRVSTKELEEEEEPLKKPQNPSNPPPPPPPPPPPPPTQTLTGRREKRPVKMFSQLSKTLPSFIPLSKKQQVSQADDPAPRPPHRKSSCTKSTVRVLSSASKSRHEQCFQPPNGSVPGVSTITLRKVATSSCSRREPICRSKSAGAVSTLLQTLTATKETRLTRHRVQQQQQLQSRLRSSSPSRRAGRLLALRHSSRSPVAFGRSISKERSFAEEKKRLENTLPANRTNFEASTNILRDPSLKSPQEVREAVRSYATSRSKSLPRLRHTTVSTTTRQTMCFPQVRPQTLLDCGTRSLRKSSSKSGKGQAKNGSNDSLPRSNSTFSIDSLVRQEFVPIAPPKTYVGKSRGSLSKAVVPLQNSRSEGHVPRKRQTGKTTTKPPPPPPVTVHSYSESVREKTNFWNEYNAKQAMSLPQEYRFLPEDVCDFASQTIQQPCIEDLVWKYEGKEQRPPKPVTVTDIARPQSPQLGQQERRFSPTREVRVPQISREVRSPSRRRIDSLRSKDKEQSLARASSLSSADERRRATPAPSNGLYQCGELAHSATSLTHLERHSPSCRYRNNCERFTELNRFYSTLERVGQLERATSSSSFHPLRKDAELLDFDEWRRVRLHERAEKELHYLVGKLQDDQKQRDLHFRSKDVDSIKWRQDADQALVAKKKSVEDLRENFEQLNLLRQQQQLQAEPVHRHWRRNTVADLASSLEHQTSAEPEMERHLDNDLVSTLSKDQIKKITQQLNEIYSGNRQAPAVEEQYVVTVEKNSRPNGLKVRCNSTISKDQLLGSVQRKKDGQQSNQTLPRATRSQSPVVVARETRGAIAAKNAELTLSKPPDVPPRPKPTTTQEVKSKPPPKAELKVEPREPAEDISQKIQYFEDRQFDEPPKTIYHAREDSSPDEAEVMRLINQNMQERQRARQLHQHQELSNSLTDLSGVFGERPAARVNFHLHSPPDRPPDDTELINFGNGSPDPADGSLELYSDSYYRSRSLSPQSQVSACSSSYLQRVYTGEVRKMRQHFESIQQSGEPSREPSNERRDFFGLSSLRRARSDPEMNAGSKDAPDTASEAVSKEEVPRLTHKFEARAATPSPERGRRRLRSAQDRLMPHIDIISKTAALKKELSPPVRSSPTRSVSSNSHCFDRLRMRYESPEPQTQSYLSTSHPDMRDVHDISPHLSADWVAHRHPEPSKPKELPRKPQRALRASSTSPPRPARSQSHQTSSQLTSCIKDIFANQKFDPNKHRPKARYVPDGAENGNQKPKDNGTLERLKKTAMVTFKESPNRYYATDVNIHFKTPIRHEQRQNVPEEELAIRQAEHMQKLYHEERRRKYLQELQDMNSRRHTDNFTPSQKSPIALNRYDDFPTDVTLKSLVGPKTVARALFNFQGQSSKELSFRKGDTIYIRRQIDANWYEGEHNAMIGLLPASYVEIVSRDGARTPSKRPSEGQARAKYNFQAQSGIELSLNKGELVTLTRRVDGNWFEGKIANRKGIFPCSYVEVLTDIGAEDIAARTTTVITSQSTTNLRPNLDVLRTNINNEFNTLTQNGAQPPNGILKETRTLHKTDALHVDTSSEPLAYRALYKYRPQNSDELELLEGDVVHVLEKCDDGWFVGTSQRTGCFGTFPGNYVERA encoded by the exons ATGTCCGCCAGTACACCACCAAGACAAA CCCGTCCGTCGTACAAGAGCAACGGCTACGTCTCAGAGCCCGAACCCAACTACGACTCCGACTACTCCACGGTGAGGTACCGCACCCAGAATCCGCACCGCGTGCAGTCCGTCTCCTCGGCTGTCAATGTGCGCAACCTCAACCAGGACGAAAA GTTGTATGGTACTATGCCAAATCCCATAAAGTCCGCGCAGAACTCGTATAAAAATCAGCCAGGTCGCATCGAGAACTATACGACAGGTCATTCTTCTGTTTCCGAAAAGGAAAAGAAGGAG TGGTGGGACGAAGTGATGGACATCTTTAACGGG AATCTAGAACAATCGAAACTATCGCCCTTGTATACTGAAGGTAACTTGTCCAG AGCTTTGGCCAAGGAATCTGGATACACTAGCGATTCGAACCTGGTCTTCCGCAAGAAGGAGGTACCCGTGAGCAGTCCCCTCAGTCCCGTGGAACAAAAGCAGGCCTACAAGAGTCTCCAGGCAGGCGGAGAACCCCCACTGCTCGGCTTCCGCAAGCCAGCGCCCGAGAAGCCCCGTG AAATTGTGGAGGAGTTCGAATTCATACAGATCACTCCCACGCTCACAAAGATTCGTGTGAGCACCAAGGAGctggaagaggaggaggagccctTGAAGAAGCCACAAAATCCGTCGAACccaccgccaccaccaccacctcctccaccaccaccgccaacTCAAACTTTGACCGGGAGAAGAGAGAAGAGGCCGGTGAAGATGTTCTCGCAGCTGTCGAAGACGCTGCCCTCGTTCATTCCGCTGAGCAAGAAGCAGCAAGTCTCCCAAGCGGATGACCCAGCTCCAAGGCCGCCCCACCGGAAGTCCAGCTGCACGAAGAGCACCGTGCGGGTCCTGAGCTCCGCCTCGAAGTCTCGGCATGAACAATGTTTCCAGCCGCCGAACGGAAGTGTTCCTGGGGTGTCCACCATCACCCTGCGGAAGGTGGCCACCTCGAGCTGCTCCCGTCGGGAGCCCATCTGTCGATCCAAGTCGGCGGGAGCGGTGTCCACGCTTTTGCAAACCCTTACGGCTACCAAGGAGACCCGACTCACCCGTCACCgcgtccagcagcagcagcagctccagtcCCGCTTGAGGTCCTCCAGTCCCAGTAGACGGGCGGGACGTCTCCTGGCCCTGCGTCACTCCAGCCGCAGTCCCGTGGCCTTTGGCAGGAGCATCTCCAAGGAGCGCAGCTTCGCCGAGGAGAAGAAGCGGCTGGAGAACACACTACCAGCTAATCGCACCAACTTTGAGGCCAGCACCAATATACTGAGGGATCCCTCCCTGAAATCCCCGCAAGAGGTAAGGGAGGCAGTGCGTTCGTATGCCACTTCGCGGAGCAAGTCCTTGCCCAGACTTCGTCACACGACAGTGAGCACTACCACAAGGCAGACCATGTGCTTCCCCCAGGTGAGACCACAGACGCTTTTGGATTGTGGTACTAGGTCGCTGAGGAAGTCCTCCTCGAAGTCTGGAAAGGGTCAGGCTAAGAATGGATCTAATGACAGCTTGCCCAGGAGCAACTCCACCTTCTCCATTGATTCGCTGGTGCGTCAGGAGTTTGTGCCCATTGCACCGCCCAAGACATATGTGGGCAAGTCCCGTGGGTCCCTATCGAAGGCAGTGGTTCCCCTTCAGAACAGCCGTAGCGAAGGTCATGTTCCCAGGAAGCGCCAGACTGGAAAGACCACCACCAAGCCACCTCCACCACCTCCAGTGACCGTGCACTCCTACAGCGAGTCGGTGCGGGAAAAAACCAACTTTTGGAACGAGTACAATGCCAAGCAGGCCATGTCCTTGCCGCAGGAATATCGCTTCCTACCGGAGGATGTGTGCGATTTTGCGAGTCAAACAATACAGCAGCCGTGCATCGAGGACCTGGTGTGGAAGTACGAGGGCAAGGAGCAGCGTCCTCCTAAACCGGTGACCGTGACGGACATAGCTCGTCCCCAATCGCCACAGTTGGGCCAACAGGAGCGCCGCTTCTCGCCCACCAGGGAAGTCAGGGTGCCCCAGATCAGCAGGGAGGTGCGATCCCCCTCTCGCCGACGCATCGATAGTCTGCGTTCCAAGGACAAGGAGCAATCCCTGGCCAGGGCCAGTAGCCTGAGTAGCGCTGATGAGCGGAGGAGGGCCACTCCTGCTCCCTCGAATGGACTCTACCAATGTGGGGAGCTGGCCCACAGTGCCACCTCCTTGACCCACCTGGAGCGGCACAGTCCCAGCTGTCGGTATCGCAACAACTGCGAGCGTTTCACCGAGCTGAACCGCTTCTACAGCACATTGGAACGGGTGGGTCAGCTGGAGCGGGCCACCTCCTCCAGCAGTTTCCATCCCCTGAGGAAGGATGCCGAGCTCCTGGACTTTGATGAGTGGCGACGCGTGCGGCTCCATGAAAGAGCTGAGAAGGAGCTCCACTACTTAGTAGGCAAGCTGCAAGATGATCAGAAACAGAGGGATCTGCACTTCCGTTCTAAGGATGTAGACTCTATTAAGTGGCGTCAGGATGCGGACCAGGCATTGGTTGCCAAAAAAAAGTCTGTGGAGGATCTGCGCGAAAACTTCGAGCAGCTTAATCTCctcaggcagcagcagcaactgcaggcGGAGCCAGTGCATCGCCACTGGAGGCGAAACACGGTGGCCGATTTGGCCAGCAGTCTGGAGCACCAGACCTCCGCCGAACCCGAGATGGAGCGGCACCTAGACAACGATCTGGTGAGCACTCTGTCCAAGGATCAGATCAAGAAAATCACCCAACAGTTGAATGAGATCTATTCGGGAAATCGCCAGGCTCCCGCCGTCGAGGAGCAGTATGTGGTCACCGTGGAGAAGAATTCCCGGCCAAATGGCCTGAAGGTGCGCTGTAACTCCACCATCTCCAAGGACCAGCTACTCGGGTCGGTTCAGCGCAAGAAGGACGGACAGCAGTCCAATCAGACCCTGCCTCGTGCCACTCGCAGCCAATCCCCTGTTGTGGTGGCCAGGGAAACCCGTGGAGCCATTGCAGCCAAAAATGCAGAGTTGACCCTGTCCAAGCCACCAGATGTGCCACCCAGACCCAAGCCCACGACAACTCAGGAGGTCAAGAGCAAGCCACCACCCAAGGCGGAACTCAAGGTGGAACCTCGTGAGCCAGCCGAGGACATCAGCCAGAAGATCCAGTACTTCGAGGACCGCCAGTTCGACGAGCCACCCAAGACCATTTACCACGCTCGCGAGGATTCCTCGCCGGATGAGGCGGAGGTGATGCGGCTCATCAATCAGAATATGCAGGAACGACAGCGGGCCAGGCAACTGCACCAGCACCAGGAGCTGAGTAACTCCCTCACAGATTTGAGTGGGGTCTTTGGAGAACGTCCTGCGGCGCGGGTAAATTTTCACTTGCACAGCCCGCCCGACCGTCCGCCCGACGATACCGAGCTTATCAACTTTGGGAACGGGTCACCGGATCCCGCAGACGGCAGTCTTGAGCTGTACTCCGACTCCTACTACCGATCGCGCAGTCTGTCGCCCCAATCGCAGGTCTCCGCCTGCTCCAGCTCCTATCTGCAGAGGGTCTACACCGGGGAGGTGCGGAAGATGCGCCAGCACTTCGAGAGCATCCAACAGTCGGGGGAACCATCCCGAGAGCCATCCAACGAGCGGCGTGATTTTTTTGGGCTTAGCTCGCTGCGGAGGGCGCGCAGCGATCCCGAGATGAATGCGGGATCCAAAGACGCCCCGGACACCGCTTCGGAGGCGGTGTCGAAGGAGGAAGTGCCTCGACTGACCCACAAGTTCGAGGCCAGGGCAGCCACGCCCTCGCCGGAGCGGGGAAGAAGGCGGCTGAGGAGCGCCCAGGACAGACTGATGCCCCACATCGATATCATCAGCAAGACGGCGGCCCTGAAGAAGGAGTTATCTCCACCCGTTCGATCGAGTCCCACGAGGAGTGTGAGCAGCAACAGTCACTGCTTCGATCGCCTGAGGATGCGCTACGAATCGCCGGAACCACAGACCCAGAGCTATCTGTCCACCTCGCATCCGGATATGCGGGATGTCCACGATATATCGCCGCACTTGAGTGCCGACTGGGTGGCCCACAGGCATCCGGAGCCCTCGAAGCCCAAGGAGCTGCCGCGGAAGCCACAAAGAGCTCTGCGGGCCAGCTCCACGTCGCCACCTCGACCGGCCAGGTCGCAGAGCCACCAGACGAGCTCCCAGCTAACCAGCTGCATCAAGGACATATTCGCCAACCAGAAGTTCGATCCGAATAAGCATCGCCCCAAGGCTCGATATGTGCCCGATGGAGCGGAGAATGGGAATCAAAAACCCAAGGATAATGGAACTTTGGAGCGCCTCAAGAAGACAGCCATGGTGACTTTCAAAG AGTCTCCCAATCGTTACTATGCCACAGACGTGAACATCCACTTCAAGACCCCCATCAGGCATGAGCAGCGCCAGAACGTGCCGGAGGAGGAACTAGCCATTCGCCAAGCGGAGCACATGCAGAAGCTCTACCACGAGGAGCGCCGTCGCAAGTATCTACAGGAGCTGCAGGACATGAACTCGCGCCGCCACACGGACAACTTCACGCCGTCGCAGAAGTCGCCCATCGCCCTCAATCGCTACGATGACTTCCCCACGGACGTGACCCTCAAGTCGCTGGTGGGTCCCAAGACGGTGGCCCGGGCTCTCTTCAACTTCCAGGGACAGAGCTCCAA GGAACTCTCTTTCCGCAAGGGCGACACCATCTACATCAGGCGGCAGATCGACGCCAACTGGTACGAGGGCGAGCACAATGCTATGATTGGACTGCTCCCAGCCAGTTACGTTGAG ATTGTCAGTCGAGATGGCGCCCGTACCCCATCCAAGCGGCCATCGGAGGGCCAGGCCCGTGCCAAATACAACTTCCAGGCCCAATCGGGCATCGAGCTCTCGCTGAACAAGGGCGAGCTGGTCACCCTGACACGCCGGGTGGATGGAAACTGGTTCGAGGGCAAGATTGCCAACAGGAAGGGCATCTTCCCGTGCTCCTACGTGGAA GTACTCACGGATATTGGTGCTGAGGACATTGCGGCCAGGACAACGACCGTGATCACCAGCCAAAGCACTACAAATCTGCGGCCCAATCTCGATGTGCTGCGCACAAACATCAACAATGAGTTCAACACGCTCACGCAAAATGGAGCCCAGCCACCTAATGGAATCCTCAAGGAGACGCGGACGCTCCACAAGACGGACGCCCTCCACGTGGACACCAGTTCCGAGCCATTGGC ATACCGCGCCCTGTACAAGTACCGGCCCCAGAACTCCGACGAACTGGAACTGCTCGAGGGAGACGTGGTCCATGTGCTGGAGAAGTGCGACGACGGATGGTTCGTGGGCACCTCCCAGCGGACCGGCTGCTTCGGCACATTCCCCGGCAACTACGTGGAACGGGCCTAG
- the LOC108022438 gene encoding uncharacterized protein LOC108022438 isoform X22 has product MPNPIKSAQNSYKNQPGRIENYTTGHSSVSEKEKKEWWDEVMDIFNGNLEQSKLSPLYTEGNLSRALAKESGYTSDSNLVFRKKEVPVSSPLSPVEQKQAYKSLQAGGEPPLLGFRKPAPEKPREIVEEFEFIQITPTLTKIRVSTKELEEEEEPLKKPQNPSNPPPPPPPPPPPPPTQTLTGRREKRPVKMFSQLSKTLPSFIPLSKKQQVSQADDPAPRPPHRKSSCTKSTVRVLSSASKSRHEQCFQPPNGSVPGVSTITLRKVATSSCSRREPICRSKSAGAVSTLLQTLTATKETRLTRHRVQQQQQLQSRLRSSSPSRRAGRLLALRHSSRSPVAFGRSISKERSFAEEKKRLENTLPANRTNFEASTNILRDPSLKSPQEVREAVRSYATSRSKSLPRLRHTTVSTTTRQTMCFPQVRPQTLLDCGTRSLRKSSSKSGKGQAKNGSNDSLPRSNSTFSIDSLVRQEFVPIAPPKTYVGKSRGSLSKAVVPLQNSRSEGHVPRKRQTGKTTTKPPPPPPVTVHSYSESVREKTNFWNEYNAKQAMSLPQEYRFLPEDVCDFASQTIQQPCIEDLVWKYEGKEQRPPKPVTVTDIARPQSPQLGQQERRFSPTREVRVPQISREVRSPSRRRIDSLRSKDKEQSLARASSLSSADERRRATPAPSNGLYQCGELAHSATSLTHLERHSPSCRYRNNCERFTELNRFYSTLERVGQLERATSSSSFHPLRKDAELLDFDEWRRVRLHERAEKELHYLVGKLQDDQKQRDLHFRSKDVDSIKWRQDADQALVAKKKSVEDLRENFEQLNLLRQQQQLQAEPVHRHWRRNTVADLASSLEHQTSAEPEMERHLDNDLVSTLSKDQIKKITQQLNEIYSGNRQAPAVEEQYVVTVEKNSRPNGLKVRCNSTISKDQLLGSVQRKKDGQQSNQTLPRATRSQSPVVVARETRGAIAAKNAELTLSKPPDVPPRPKPTTTQEVKSKPPPKAELKVEPREPAEDISQKIQYFEDRQFDEPPKTIYHAREDSSPDEAEVMRLINQNMQERQRARQLHQHQELSNSLTDLSGVFGERPAARVNFHLHSPPDRPPDDTELINFGNGSPDPADGSLELYSDSYYRSRSLSPQSQVSACSSSYLQRVYTGEVRKMRQHFESIQQSGEPSREPSNERRDFFGLSSLRRARSDPEMNAGSKDAPDTASEAVSKEEVPRLTHKFEARAATPSPERGRRRLRSAQDRLMPHIDIISKTAALKKELSPPVRSSPTRSVSSNSHCFDRLRMRYESPEPQTQSYLSTSHPDMRDVHDISPHLSADWVAHRHPEPSKPKELPRKPQRALRASSTSPPRPARSQSHQTSSQLTSCIKDIFANQKFDPNKHRPKARYVPDGAENGNQKPKDNGTLERLKKTAMVTFKESPNRYYATDVNIHFKTPIRHEQRQNVPEEELAIRQAEHMQKLYHEERRRKYLQELQDMNSRRHTDNFTPSQKSPIALNRYDDFPTDVTLKSLVGPKTVARALFNFQGQSSKELSFRKGDTIYIRRQIDANWYEGEHNAMIGLLPASYVEIVSRDGARTPSKRPSEGQARAKYNFQAQSGIELSLNKGELVTLTRRVDGNWFEGKIANRKGIFPCSYVEVLTDIGAEDIAARTTTVITSQSTTNLRPNLDVLRTNINNEFNTLTQNGAQPPNGILKETRTLHKTDALHVDTSSEPLAYRALYKYRPQNSDELELLEGDVVHVLEKCDDGWFVGTSQRTGCFGTFPGNYVERA; this is encoded by the exons ATGCCAAATCCCATAAAGTCCGCGCAGAACTCGTATAAAAATCAGCCAGGTCGCATCGAGAACTATACGACAGGTCATTCTTCTGTTTCCGAAAAGGAAAAGAAGGAG TGGTGGGACGAAGTGATGGACATCTTTAACGGG AATCTAGAACAATCGAAACTATCGCCCTTGTATACTGAAGGTAACTTGTCCAG AGCTTTGGCCAAGGAATCTGGATACACTAGCGATTCGAACCTGGTCTTCCGCAAGAAGGAGGTACCCGTGAGCAGTCCCCTCAGTCCCGTGGAACAAAAGCAGGCCTACAAGAGTCTCCAGGCAGGCGGAGAACCCCCACTGCTCGGCTTCCGCAAGCCAGCGCCCGAGAAGCCCCGTG AAATTGTGGAGGAGTTCGAATTCATACAGATCACTCCCACGCTCACAAAGATTCGTGTGAGCACCAAGGAGctggaagaggaggaggagccctTGAAGAAGCCACAAAATCCGTCGAACccaccgccaccaccaccacctcctccaccaccaccgccaacTCAAACTTTGACCGGGAGAAGAGAGAAGAGGCCGGTGAAGATGTTCTCGCAGCTGTCGAAGACGCTGCCCTCGTTCATTCCGCTGAGCAAGAAGCAGCAAGTCTCCCAAGCGGATGACCCAGCTCCAAGGCCGCCCCACCGGAAGTCCAGCTGCACGAAGAGCACCGTGCGGGTCCTGAGCTCCGCCTCGAAGTCTCGGCATGAACAATGTTTCCAGCCGCCGAACGGAAGTGTTCCTGGGGTGTCCACCATCACCCTGCGGAAGGTGGCCACCTCGAGCTGCTCCCGTCGGGAGCCCATCTGTCGATCCAAGTCGGCGGGAGCGGTGTCCACGCTTTTGCAAACCCTTACGGCTACCAAGGAGACCCGACTCACCCGTCACCgcgtccagcagcagcagcagctccagtcCCGCTTGAGGTCCTCCAGTCCCAGTAGACGGGCGGGACGTCTCCTGGCCCTGCGTCACTCCAGCCGCAGTCCCGTGGCCTTTGGCAGGAGCATCTCCAAGGAGCGCAGCTTCGCCGAGGAGAAGAAGCGGCTGGAGAACACACTACCAGCTAATCGCACCAACTTTGAGGCCAGCACCAATATACTGAGGGATCCCTCCCTGAAATCCCCGCAAGAGGTAAGGGAGGCAGTGCGTTCGTATGCCACTTCGCGGAGCAAGTCCTTGCCCAGACTTCGTCACACGACAGTGAGCACTACCACAAGGCAGACCATGTGCTTCCCCCAGGTGAGACCACAGACGCTTTTGGATTGTGGTACTAGGTCGCTGAGGAAGTCCTCCTCGAAGTCTGGAAAGGGTCAGGCTAAGAATGGATCTAATGACAGCTTGCCCAGGAGCAACTCCACCTTCTCCATTGATTCGCTGGTGCGTCAGGAGTTTGTGCCCATTGCACCGCCCAAGACATATGTGGGCAAGTCCCGTGGGTCCCTATCGAAGGCAGTGGTTCCCCTTCAGAACAGCCGTAGCGAAGGTCATGTTCCCAGGAAGCGCCAGACTGGAAAGACCACCACCAAGCCACCTCCACCACCTCCAGTGACCGTGCACTCCTACAGCGAGTCGGTGCGGGAAAAAACCAACTTTTGGAACGAGTACAATGCCAAGCAGGCCATGTCCTTGCCGCAGGAATATCGCTTCCTACCGGAGGATGTGTGCGATTTTGCGAGTCAAACAATACAGCAGCCGTGCATCGAGGACCTGGTGTGGAAGTACGAGGGCAAGGAGCAGCGTCCTCCTAAACCGGTGACCGTGACGGACATAGCTCGTCCCCAATCGCCACAGTTGGGCCAACAGGAGCGCCGCTTCTCGCCCACCAGGGAAGTCAGGGTGCCCCAGATCAGCAGGGAGGTGCGATCCCCCTCTCGCCGACGCATCGATAGTCTGCGTTCCAAGGACAAGGAGCAATCCCTGGCCAGGGCCAGTAGCCTGAGTAGCGCTGATGAGCGGAGGAGGGCCACTCCTGCTCCCTCGAATGGACTCTACCAATGTGGGGAGCTGGCCCACAGTGCCACCTCCTTGACCCACCTGGAGCGGCACAGTCCCAGCTGTCGGTATCGCAACAACTGCGAGCGTTTCACCGAGCTGAACCGCTTCTACAGCACATTGGAACGGGTGGGTCAGCTGGAGCGGGCCACCTCCTCCAGCAGTTTCCATCCCCTGAGGAAGGATGCCGAGCTCCTGGACTTTGATGAGTGGCGACGCGTGCGGCTCCATGAAAGAGCTGAGAAGGAGCTCCACTACTTAGTAGGCAAGCTGCAAGATGATCAGAAACAGAGGGATCTGCACTTCCGTTCTAAGGATGTAGACTCTATTAAGTGGCGTCAGGATGCGGACCAGGCATTGGTTGCCAAAAAAAAGTCTGTGGAGGATCTGCGCGAAAACTTCGAGCAGCTTAATCTCctcaggcagcagcagcaactgcaggcGGAGCCAGTGCATCGCCACTGGAGGCGAAACACGGTGGCCGATTTGGCCAGCAGTCTGGAGCACCAGACCTCCGCCGAACCCGAGATGGAGCGGCACCTAGACAACGATCTGGTGAGCACTCTGTCCAAGGATCAGATCAAGAAAATCACCCAACAGTTGAATGAGATCTATTCGGGAAATCGCCAGGCTCCCGCCGTCGAGGAGCAGTATGTGGTCACCGTGGAGAAGAATTCCCGGCCAAATGGCCTGAAGGTGCGCTGTAACTCCACCATCTCCAAGGACCAGCTACTCGGGTCGGTTCAGCGCAAGAAGGACGGACAGCAGTCCAATCAGACCCTGCCTCGTGCCACTCGCAGCCAATCCCCTGTTGTGGTGGCCAGGGAAACCCGTGGAGCCATTGCAGCCAAAAATGCAGAGTTGACCCTGTCCAAGCCACCAGATGTGCCACCCAGACCCAAGCCCACGACAACTCAGGAGGTCAAGAGCAAGCCACCACCCAAGGCGGAACTCAAGGTGGAACCTCGTGAGCCAGCCGAGGACATCAGCCAGAAGATCCAGTACTTCGAGGACCGCCAGTTCGACGAGCCACCCAAGACCATTTACCACGCTCGCGAGGATTCCTCGCCGGATGAGGCGGAGGTGATGCGGCTCATCAATCAGAATATGCAGGAACGACAGCGGGCCAGGCAACTGCACCAGCACCAGGAGCTGAGTAACTCCCTCACAGATTTGAGTGGGGTCTTTGGAGAACGTCCTGCGGCGCGGGTAAATTTTCACTTGCACAGCCCGCCCGACCGTCCGCCCGACGATACCGAGCTTATCAACTTTGGGAACGGGTCACCGGATCCCGCAGACGGCAGTCTTGAGCTGTACTCCGACTCCTACTACCGATCGCGCAGTCTGTCGCCCCAATCGCAGGTCTCCGCCTGCTCCAGCTCCTATCTGCAGAGGGTCTACACCGGGGAGGTGCGGAAGATGCGCCAGCACTTCGAGAGCATCCAACAGTCGGGGGAACCATCCCGAGAGCCATCCAACGAGCGGCGTGATTTTTTTGGGCTTAGCTCGCTGCGGAGGGCGCGCAGCGATCCCGAGATGAATGCGGGATCCAAAGACGCCCCGGACACCGCTTCGGAGGCGGTGTCGAAGGAGGAAGTGCCTCGACTGACCCACAAGTTCGAGGCCAGGGCAGCCACGCCCTCGCCGGAGCGGGGAAGAAGGCGGCTGAGGAGCGCCCAGGACAGACTGATGCCCCACATCGATATCATCAGCAAGACGGCGGCCCTGAAGAAGGAGTTATCTCCACCCGTTCGATCGAGTCCCACGAGGAGTGTGAGCAGCAACAGTCACTGCTTCGATCGCCTGAGGATGCGCTACGAATCGCCGGAACCACAGACCCAGAGCTATCTGTCCACCTCGCATCCGGATATGCGGGATGTCCACGATATATCGCCGCACTTGAGTGCCGACTGGGTGGCCCACAGGCATCCGGAGCCCTCGAAGCCCAAGGAGCTGCCGCGGAAGCCACAAAGAGCTCTGCGGGCCAGCTCCACGTCGCCACCTCGACCGGCCAGGTCGCAGAGCCACCAGACGAGCTCCCAGCTAACCAGCTGCATCAAGGACATATTCGCCAACCAGAAGTTCGATCCGAATAAGCATCGCCCCAAGGCTCGATATGTGCCCGATGGAGCGGAGAATGGGAATCAAAAACCCAAGGATAATGGAACTTTGGAGCGCCTCAAGAAGACAGCCATGGTGACTTTCAAAG AGTCTCCCAATCGTTACTATGCCACAGACGTGAACATCCACTTCAAGACCCCCATCAGGCATGAGCAGCGCCAGAACGTGCCGGAGGAGGAACTAGCCATTCGCCAAGCGGAGCACATGCAGAAGCTCTACCACGAGGAGCGCCGTCGCAAGTATCTACAGGAGCTGCAGGACATGAACTCGCGCCGCCACACGGACAACTTCACGCCGTCGCAGAAGTCGCCCATCGCCCTCAATCGCTACGATGACTTCCCCACGGACGTGACCCTCAAGTCGCTGGTGGGTCCCAAGACGGTGGCCCGGGCTCTCTTCAACTTCCAGGGACAGAGCTCCAA GGAACTCTCTTTCCGCAAGGGCGACACCATCTACATCAGGCGGCAGATCGACGCCAACTGGTACGAGGGCGAGCACAATGCTATGATTGGACTGCTCCCAGCCAGTTACGTTGAG ATTGTCAGTCGAGATGGCGCCCGTACCCCATCCAAGCGGCCATCGGAGGGCCAGGCCCGTGCCAAATACAACTTCCAGGCCCAATCGGGCATCGAGCTCTCGCTGAACAAGGGCGAGCTGGTCACCCTGACACGCCGGGTGGATGGAAACTGGTTCGAGGGCAAGATTGCCAACAGGAAGGGCATCTTCCCGTGCTCCTACGTGGAA GTACTCACGGATATTGGTGCTGAGGACATTGCGGCCAGGACAACGACCGTGATCACCAGCCAAAGCACTACAAATCTGCGGCCCAATCTCGATGTGCTGCGCACAAACATCAACAATGAGTTCAACACGCTCACGCAAAATGGAGCCCAGCCACCTAATGGAATCCTCAAGGAGACGCGGACGCTCCACAAGACGGACGCCCTCCACGTGGACACCAGTTCCGAGCCATTGGC ATACCGCGCCCTGTACAAGTACCGGCCCCAGAACTCCGACGAACTGGAACTGCTCGAGGGAGACGTGGTCCATGTGCTGGAGAAGTGCGACGACGGATGGTTCGTGGGCACCTCCCAGCGGACCGGCTGCTTCGGCACATTCCCCGGCAACTACGTGGAACGGGCCTAG